A single region of the Gossypium arboreum isolate Shixiya-1 chromosome 12, ASM2569848v2, whole genome shotgun sequence genome encodes:
- the LOC108478225 gene encoding probable enoyl-CoA hydratase 2, mitochondrial has product MAALTVLTKSLGYHCAKRSKISTFSQNFPSHNSRFQTLRTLILEPSLSESVKLNRLSDYNSGIVEVNLDRPEAKNAIGKDMLSGLRHAFEAIDRDSSARVVMISSSVPKVFCAGADLKERKKMTAAEVHSFVNYLRSTFSLIEELQIPTIAVIEGAALGGGLEMALSCDLRICGENALLGLPETGLAIIPGAGGTQRLPRLVGKSIAKDIIFTGRRIGGRDAMSMGLVNYCVPAGEAHPKALEIAREINQKGPIAIRMAKRAINEGIEREMVSALDLEEECYEQTLNTKDRLEGLAAFAEKRKPIYTGE; this is encoded by the exons ATGGCTGCATTAACCGTTCTAACAAAATCGCTCGGCTATCACTGCGCCAAAAGATCTAAAATTTCTAccttttctcaaaatttcccttCGCATAACTCTCGGTTTCAAACATTAAGGACTCTGATTTTAGAACCCTCTTTATCCGAATCTGTCAAGCTCAACCGTCTCTCCGACTATAATTCCG GAATCGTTGAGGTCAATTTGGACCGGCCCGAAGCAAAAAATGCAATTGGGAAAGATATGTTGAGTGGCTTACGCCATGCCTTCGAAGCTATCGATCGAGATTCCTCAGCTCGTGTAGTTATGATCTCTAGTTCTGTTCCCAAGGTTTTCTGTGCTGGCGCTGATTTAAAG GAACGGAAGAAGATGACTGCTGCTGAGGTTCACTCTTTTGTCAACTACTTACGATCCACTTTCTCGTTAATAGAG GAACTTCAAATTCCTACTATTGCTGTTATCGAAGGTGCTGCATTGGGTGGAGGACTTGAAATGGCTTTGTCATGTGATCTTAGGATCTGTG GGGAAAATGCATTATTGGGTTTGCCAGAAACAGGACTTGCCATAATACCCGG TGCAGGTGGGACTCAAAGACTTCCTAGGTTGGTTGGAAAGTCAATAGCAAAGGACATTATTTTTACTGGTCGAAGAATTGGTGGCAGGGATGCAATGTCCATGG GTCTTGTTAATTACTGTGTTCCTGCTGGTGAAGCTCATCCCAAAGCTTTAGAAATTGCTCGGGAAATTAATCAGAAG GGTCCGATAGCAATAAGGATGGCAAAAAGGGCTATAAACGAGGGGATTGAGAGAGAGATGGTTTCAGCTTTGGATTTAGAAGAAGAATGCTACGAACAGACTTTGAATACAAAGGATCGCTTGGAAGGCTTAGCAGCATTTGCTGAAAAGCGAAAGCCAATATATACCGGGGAATAA